GCAAAACACCACTGGAGGGAAAGATATTTAACCTTTCACACACCTTTGAGGCAGAAAGCCCACCACAGAAGTCTAAAAGGCAAACAAGAGCGCTGACAAACATGGTTCTCTGACAGCCTGAGATGATTTAGGGGGTTGATTTTCAACCAACTCAACCAACTGTAAATAAAGGTAAATCTTTGGCTTTTGCTGCTACATGTAAATTCAGGCATGTCATTCATTTGGAAATTTATGGGCATTCTGTGATTTAATAATGAATGCACAGGCAGAAGTGGTTGTGATTTGCATGTGTAgactgaggggaaaaaaagaaaggtgACAGGAAGAGGGAAAAGGaaccagaaaaaataaatagatgaaGGAAAGGACAGGGAAAAGGCAAGAGACAGGGACAAGGAAATAGGGAAGTGGgaaaggaaataaaacagtaagAATGGAAAGGAATATAAAGTGAAGGAGAAAAGAAGAGAAAGTAAAGGAGAGATAATGAAAAGGAAAATGTACATgtgaaaaaacaatgaaaggCAAATGAAAACGGAAAAGTAAAGgcaaatggaaataaaaatgaagaataTCATAGTACACAAaggtaatgaaaaataaaaggaacagaaaaaaggaaaatgaaaaaatgtaaagggATAATAAAGTGAACAAGGGCAAAAAGAAAGTAAAGGGGAGAAGAAAAGGAAAAGGGAAAGGAGCAAGAAAAGCAAGACATGGACATGGACATGGACAAGGAAAAGGCAGAGGAAGAGGAACAGGAAAAGGAAAGTGAAAAGGGAAAGTAAAGAACAGGAAAGGAGCATGAAAAGCAAGACATGGACATGGAAAAGGAAGAGGAAAAGGAAGAGGAAAGGCAAAAGAAAATGGAAGTGAAAAGGGAAAGAACACAGGAAAGAAGCACGAAAAGCAAAACATGGACAtggaaaaggaaaaggaaaaggaagaggaaaaaaggaaaaggcaaaaggaaatgaaagtaaaaaaagggaaagaaaagaacacaggaAAGAAGCAAAGACATGGACATgtaaaaggaaaaggaaaaggaagaaTAACAGGAAAAGGCaaatgaaaaggaaaaggaaaggcaaaagaaaatgaaagtgaaaaggGAAAGAAAAGAACAGGAAATGAGCAAGAAAAGCAAGACATAAACAtggaaaaggaaaaggaaagggaAAGGAAGAGTAAAAGGAAAAGGAATGGCAAAAGGAAATGAAAGTGAAAAgggaatgaaaaaaaacaggaaaggagcaagaaaaaaagaacagaaagcaaagaaaaagaacaagaaaGGAAAATGGGAAGGGACAAGacaatgaaagtgaaaatggaaagaaaagaactgaatgaaatgaaaactgaaaagtaAAGGGAAGCAAAAGTAACAGAAATGACAAGGAAAAGGAAAGGGAAGGGAaatggaaaagaaagaaaaggcaAAAGGAAATGAAAGTAAAAGGGGAAGAAAAGAACACAGGAAATGAGCaggaaaaaagaacagaaagtaaaataaagGAAAAGGGAAGAGAACAGGAAAAAGACAAGGAAATgacaaaagtgaaaaaaaggGAACTGCAAAAGGGAAAGTTAAAATGGaaagaaaagaacaaagaaaggaaaccaaaaaaatgaacactgaaaagtaaagagaagaaaaagtaattgaaatgaCAAGGAAAAGGAAAGGGAAATGGAAAACGAAAATTACAAGTAAatggaaatgaaaagaaaaggaaaagtaAAGGACATGAACAAAAACGAAAGTGAAAAGGGAAATGAAGAAGGAAAAGAACAGGAAGGAAAGGAAATGAAATgagaagaaaggaaagaaaaggaaaaagaaaaagtgaggGGGCggttaaataaagaaataatgaagtcgtgtgcagtgtgtgggaGAGGGACAGGCCAGGAAGGACAACCCCTGGAGGCGAAAGCTCAGCCCTGAACGCGACTGGTACTGGGTTTGACTGACAGGCCAGAGTGCAGCGCAGGTCCAGACCTGCTCTGGCTCAGACTCCAGCCAGAGTCGCCTGCCACCGAGGAGCGAGGGCCGCCCATCCGGCGAGGTGAGTCAGAACCTGTTAACGTGACTGGTGTCCCCAGCCTGACACCCCGGCACTCGCGCTCAGAGCCTCCCTCCAGCCCTGCCACTATTCCCCTTCCGCTCATCCACATCAAATCCTTTCAGACACAGATTTCAATTATTCACCCCATCCAAATAATGCCTTGTGACATGAATTATCCAGAGCTGTAATAATCCACTTAACTGGGAAAGAGCAGCTCATCAAAAAGAGAAAAGCAGAGAAAAAAAGGGAGACTTGTCAAGCAGTTAGAAAGCCAAGAAGCCTTAATAATCGACATTTTTCCCCGCTGTTAAGGACACTGCTTTGAGCATGGCTAGATATCATTCATAGCGGAAAATCACATCACACAAAACCGCACAATACACAGCTTAATTGTCCAATGATAGTAAATGTGCCATAGATAATCCAAGAACTTCAGTTTAAGAGCAATAAAAGAAAGAGAGCAGTTCTGCTACTGAGGATGGGTGAGGATTACACACATTAACATCCAGGCTGTTCACAAAACTGCCTACTAGAAAATCATGTACTAACTGTTTTCAGATAATCACAGTCAATGACATCTCTGACATGCACAATGACAAATCACGATCATACATCATGGTTCAAAatggtaaaaaatgtttttgaaaaaaaaaaaaagtctcttatgctcaccaaagctgcatttatacagtatattataaataatattacatatattattaaatattatcaaacattttatgttttaatatattttagaatataatttatttctgtgtatacATATtgtctatatattatatatataatgtctatatatatatatatatatatatatatatatatattatatatatatatatatatatatatatatatatatatatatatatatatatatatatatatattatatatatatatatatatatatatatatatatatatatatatatatatatgtatatatatgtatgtatgtatatgtacatacaaCCACACCTGGGTTATTGCTTCTACAAAAACAGCAATTTAATAAAGGCAACAATGAccaaataaatatctaaacaacagtaagaacagtacaaaatacatattttgctaaaataatcatttttttccctaTTGCTTTCTAAGCATATGGTAAAAATAATGGTAACGCAAAccaattaaattcaaatatgtgacatggaccacaaaaccagtcacaagtagcacaggtatatttgtagcattagccaacaatacatagtacgggtcaaaatgatcaatttttcttttatggcaaaaatcattaggatattaactaaagatcatgttccactaagatattttgtaaatttcctaccataaatatatcaaaactttttttattagtaatatgcattgctaataacttcatttggaaaactttaaagtcgactttcatatatatatatatatatatatatataggcaccAAATAACACCAAAtttgtcctaacaaactatacatcaatggaaagctttatttattttaaaacttcatttatatttttaaaattgtcccttatgactggttttgtggaccagggtcacatattattcaTTGTTTCGATCTGATTATACTGCTAAAAAAAATCCCAGTAGTGCTAGTTAGTCTGACTCACAATCACTTACCAGCGCTTCTCTTGGAGCCGCGTCTTCTCTGGGCGGAACAGCGTTCTGAAAGAAAACAGAGGCCTTGTGTTACAGCGCCATCTAGTGGAAGAATTTATGACCTGCATATGAGTGCATTACTGTACTGTACAGTGCTAAATGACAGCTCTAACCAGAGTGTTTGTGGCTCAGAGTGTAGCCAGCTTTCACATAAGGCCCATGAGCCTAAAAGAGTTCAAGCTCAAGTTCCACTATCCCTAACTGTCCATACACTGTAATACAATTCCTTACAAATGTTACAGTTTACTGCATGCCATTAATACTCCTGTCCTTATCATCATTGTGTAGTTTTGGCAAGCCTAGACTGTCCGGGTAGGTTTTGCTGTTTTGGTTCTGATCAGTGCGTGATACCATTTGTTAGATCCACTTTACAACACTAAGTAAGCCTGCAAGGTtcaaattaggatatttaatTTACTAATTAGCCATTCAGCTGACTCTTTAAGCAAAACTGCCTTACTGTAATTGTATTAGTCTAATGTTAGGCTCAAGGACATTAACgttgacatttttcttaaagATTCTTTTgttcaacaaggctgcatttatttgctcaaaattagatacataattttgtaatatttcaataattagaaacataattattgaaatattaaaaaataaaaaaaactggttcTCCATTTTAATTTCTCCATTTAATAGCAAAGCTCTAATTTCAGTTTCTAAGCTACTATATCTGCTATGTAATAGCTGCAGACATTTCAAAACCCGATTGTAACTAAAGGCATCTCAAAACTCccaaaaaaggtcaaatatCAGCACACTGAACTTTTTATCCACGCTGGTTGGTTTGTACTGTCTAACAAACAGCAACACTTTAAAAATTCTAAAGTTAGCAACAGATTTATTATGTACTGTTAAGAATCATAACTGTCATTTTCACACACCAACAGGGTTGACAAACTGATAAAACTCAACCGTTGTTAACTGCAGGCACCCTCAACATACTtccaaaaaacagtaaaaaagtaaaaataaggATATATTTAACAATcatgaaattaatatatttactattcAAGCATTTATGACAAACTTGTTTCCACAACAGCATATAATAtagaaaaatgtacagaaatgATCATGCAAAAttcatgcaaaaattaaaagtctgtcatcatttgaaaaaaaaaaaaaaaaaaaaaaatataaaagtttgtTATCCCTTATAATTTTATCTCTTTACTtgatttatatagcacattttaaGCAGTAATAATTCAAAGTACTTTacataatttaaagaaaaatatcaagTTCAAAATTTTAGAAGATAAAGTGTAAGTAATAAAagattaatagaaattaatacaaataaaattaataaaataatgtcaattaaaataatttctaaatatattttttattataaatgattacaaataaataacatttaagcGCACAGACGAAACAAAGGTGAGACATCATGTTCTTATAGTAGGTtagtcaaaaatgttttatgcattctttaatttattgatatttCAACTATTTTGCATCACCCCTGAATATGTTACAGTATCATATCTCtaatatacataaacataccTTTATTTTGCATAgatacagttttggaacaacatgaaggtgggTATATACTGACAGACTGTTCATTATTGGAtaaactatgcctttaattCGTCGCtgatacattatataaataatgcttATATGTTGGCTGTAAACACAGATCAAATTGAATTAATCAATGAGACAGATGAGCACATGGAGGGATGAATGTGTCATGTTTTCAGGGTCAACGACCCCTGACTGAACATTAGGCTACTACCTAATTGTCCACATATCTCTTAAATTATTTCACAGAGACTGCCACATAGATATCTGCAGTGAAATCATCTGTATGCGCTATTGTCTGTGGCCTGCACCTGTCACACACATCTGTCTAACTGCATGGGATGAGACAGTGAACAGGGCGCTAGCAAACCAGCTAAAACTTTTCCAAAACAACATGGGACAGCCAGATTATGAGCTTATCAATAATTAAAGCGtgacaaaatgtgcatttaatatGCAGCTCCAAGGCCgaacaaacaaaatgcatgttgttagcTGGATGCATGTTATCAACTACCTGATTTTGGTGGTCAGGCTGGTCCGGGGATGCCATCTTCTCGGAGCTGCTAGCCACACGGCTAAGGACGCTAACGCGTCACCGGTGCTCGATTACTTCAGTCTGAACTAGTGATACAAAGTTCGAGTCATTTGCATTGGTCGGTTCTTTTGAACCGTTCGTTTCAAAGAACGAGTTCAAAGTGATAAGAGCTCAGTCCGCTTTGTGAATCGGTTCAGTTGATCTTAAAAGATTCGACTCAAAAGAACGATTCGTTCATATCGCAAGGCCAACGAGCTGTTACAGATTCGATCGGCACATTTCAAAACACGGAAGCCGAAATGCAGCTTATTTAGTTTCAATTCTTGTCATACGTTGTGAGACAAATAGTGACAATATTATGAGAAATGTGCGTTATGAGGATTTagacacaaaaataacaaccaAGAAAAAGGTGTGAAGATTGGATTATGAACTTTGAACTTTGACTGTCACCATGGCAGAATTAATAGCGTGTAAAGTGTGTAACAGTAGGCGAGAGAAGTATTATGGACTGGCGGTAACCTCTCTGGATCAGCTCAAAATAAAAGGTGGGtttgaaaaatgtgaaatttattaTAGCACACCTTAAGTAGGGGgtaatttaaagtgttttacGTGCAGTAggcataatttaaaaagatcCGTGAGAGTCAAGTTCAAAATAATTGTAACAATACACGATGAGTATGGAAAAAGaagtaataataagtaataaaaaactaataatttatataaataaatatcaaattaacaattttacatttaaaaatcatttttaaaaatattaagttttcaGAATCGATTCATAATTgtttcatctctctctctctctcttatgtttttaaaaattgtaagttCATCCTATGCTCTATGTGTCATTTGACGCATTCTTCATCTTTGTCACCCACAGGTATTGAGACCCTAGGGTTTACTTCTAGTCCATCAGTCTCAGTTGTACTAGAAGATGATGGGACCATTGTAGAAGATGAGGCTTACTTTCTGTGTCTGCCAGCAAATACAAAATTCATGCTGTTGCGTGCCAACGAAATATGGATGCATTCTCAAGGTGAATACAACCTATTCCAGGATGTTCCAGAATTTGTTTAGCACACTTATTAATCTAAACTGGTCTATTCTGTCTAGCTGATAGAGGGACAGCACAGCCTTGCAGAAAGTCTACTTATGTGGAGGTGGATGGACAAGACGTGACTGATGGATTTGAATCTTGGCACAGTTTGGCAGAGCAGCTCAGACAGGACCTGGCCAGTATTATCCTCATGTCCGAGGCAGATCTACAGGTCTGTGAGATTCTGGTTTGTTATTTTGGAATGCACATCTGAGTATTACCATTTTCATGTGTGATTATAGTGTGTAAATAGACTTTGTTTTGTTGTGAGTTTCAGAgaatcattttataaatgtgttaCAGAGTCTGATTGATGTTCGATGCTCAGATCTGGCTGCGGCATTGAATTTCTCAGAGCAGAAAACCCAAGTCCTACAAGACACCCTGCAGAGAATGCTGGACCACAAAGAAGAAGAGCGACAGTCCAAAGAGTTACTAAAGCTCTATTTGAAAGCTGTGGAGCGAGAAGGCACCTGTGACCCACAAGAACAAAGTACGAATATGTTTCAGATACAAGATACAAGAGAAATCCCCAAGTAAATCACAGGAAGTCAAATCATCATTTGATCATCAATTGATCCTTTtatagtgaatgggtgccatcagaataagagtccaaacagttgataaaaacatcacgataatccacaagtaacccacacaactccagtccatcaatgaaTGTATTGTGAAGCctaaagctgtgtgtttgtgaaaaagaaattcaccattaaagcatttttaactttaaaaccaTTGTTTCTGGCTAGAATACAGCCCATAATAGAGTTTCCAACGGTGAAAAATCCATCCCCTGTTGTTCTCTCATATctaaatccaccaacatatttgtttagaacagttttgatctgtgcatatttctctcctgatttaggcaaaaagactttttttaatggaGAAAGCAATCAAAAGTCAAAAACGTCTTAATAATagatttattacaaacatgcatttttcaattcacaagatgttaattgatggactggagtcgtgtgggtTACTTGTGATGGTTTTATCATTACTCAttgtgacggcacccattcactgcagaggatccagtagtgagcaagtgatgtaatgctaaagcTCTGCAAATCTGTTATGGTAAAGACACTCATCTATATCTTTggtggcctgagggtgaatacattttcagcaaattgttatttttgggtgagctattccttgTTGCTTTGACTCCCACCAGATGGCATCGCTGAGCCATTTCTAAATATCGTACCAGTTTGTGCAAGTTCATTTTATCAGTACTTGGTGGAATGAAGAAAAGTAGCAGCTTGGATGATCAACAGCTTATCTGTTGCTGTGACAGCCCTAATCTTTCCAGTGCTTTCAGGACGTTAACCACTGTCATTGCTGCAGGCGCTAGACTAGATGAGACAGATGGGGTGCAGGTGGAGGCCACAGCAGGGTTCAGCTCCACGACACTAATGGtcctgaaggaaaaaaaaatacccagAGACCAGACTGTCCAATGAAGAGCTACAGGTATGACATCTGTGTTGTAAGACCTCCCACAATTTCTTAAGAATGGTGTAAAAACTAAgcatatttatcattattttacattagagACTGGAAGTCAACATGAACATCATTCAAAGCCCATTCTATCTGTGTAATATGACAAATATAGAGTGAAACAGAGtgttcaactaaaaaaaaaaaaagtcaggacTTGATTGTATACATTAGGAATTGATTGGTTTGTGAGTCACGTTGACTGAACTTTCAAACATATATCAGTAGGGGTCACTCACTCTTTTCAGTGGTATGAGCAGAAGCCATATGAGTACTTTATCTTTTATTcagtttgataaaaaaatattataaaaccctaataatgtattatattatgtaatgaAAACAGTTAAATTTGTGTGTTTGGATGTTTAGAAGCATATAGTTTAGGATGGATGTATTTTTATGCAGATGGTGGTGGGGCATGGAGTGGAGGTCATGATGAAGGTGTTGGGCTGGGATGGTGAAAGGACATCAGCACTGGTCCAGACATGTGAAAGTGAGCTCTGTAAACGCCTACAGCGAGTTCAAGCCCTGCAGTCCCTCAGTGCTCAAAATCAGTCCACTTCACAAACACACGCTGGGAGAGAAACCCGAGCCAAACGctgcaaaaaacacacacactgacagacCTTTGCTCTATATTTTTTAGGACTGCTTCATTACACTCCATGTAAAAGGAAAAACTAATTCAAGCAGTGTTTTTCCAATTTTTGGAAAGTGATTATTTTGATATTAGTGTGTTGTATAGAAATGCCAAAGcataataaaagtaatgtttttaagcaaGAAAAACATACAGACTGGTGctcattttgatttatgaaaTTCAGTGTTTCTCATCTGTTGCCTGTAATCCTATACTATGTCATTTACAAGTTAATTGGTGAAAGGAACAAACAATAACAAACCAAGTAATAGGCGTGGGTGATTTGACTGAATCTTACAttatgatatgtgaccctggaccacaaaaaaaaaaaagtagcacgGGATGGGtataatttgtagcaatagccaacaatgcaccgtatgggtcaaaattatcgatttttctcttatgccaaaaatcattaggatgttaagtaaagatcatgttccatgaagacattcaGATATCAAATCTCAATCTCAAAAATTTACCCATATGACCGGTTTtgtcgtccagggtcacatatgagtcatatataacaacatatatcacaatatagttatttttgctttaaataaggtgtTTATGACATCAAAATGTTTGATACCATAGAAGTTTCATAATTCTTGAAAccagtgtcaatatcacaaaaataaatactagcCTAAAAAAACCCTCAAGCTCACTGAAGAAAAGTAAactaaataagaataagaaacttATTACACacaataggacaaaaaaaactaaaacactgcatattcttcactATACTATTCAATTCTATCCAATATACTGTACTGTTAcacatgttttctttctcagctgtttgccttcacttaagacctaaattactgtgtttaaaaggatacttgcaaagacgGGCATTTGGACACATAAAGTGTGTGTATTAACTGTTCAATTGCCTATAACGTGACAGAAATACCTCAGTTAAATACTCTCGCGCTCTATGAGCACAGtcttgccaagtctgcggttttaaCCAACTTTAACCAAAgtccctttaaaggggtcatcggatgcccattttccacaagttgatatgattctttagggtcttaatgaaaagtctataatatactttggttaaaaattctcagtggttgtgtaaaacaacaccctttttaccttgccaaaatcagctttgcaaaaatcatcccattctagtcgaggctgctttaaatgcaaatgagctctgctcgccccacccctctgttctctctgtggagtgacgagcctgtttactttagccgcgtttagccgctaaacttgctaactagcacattattaggaaagacgattgcaaaaattcataaaaaaacccttatactcacttctgctgtaagtgaagctggatcacaaattatttgtgcgaacatagacggatatatgtagatcgggaggcgcattcccttcacaaacaaacgtaatcaactgcatcttcagcagctcagatgtcaggagtaaatgacgaccactacgttcattattacatccagcaacaccaCACGTCAattgctcaattcttgtctaacttacatacCTTCTCCcagcaaaaaataaagtgtattttatcccccatAACGCAATTTTTACCGGGTGACCCCACCGAAacacaattgggctagttttgagtagcaattgggtgggttttgttgtgaaaacctggcaaccctcaCAGCACTCAGAAACAGTGTAGAGGCCTTAGTTCTCTGTCACTTGTGATCGCGTTTCAACGGCTTAAAATCACTCGTTTTTAAACCACAGTGCTTAAAAACATGTGGAAACAATACGTTTTCGTGAACACATAACACAGCAACGTCACATGAACGTGTAACCGCAATAGAGACTATAGTCCAAAATCTACCGGTTAATCGCGTCTACTGGTATATCGCCCACATCCTACCAAGTAaacataattacagtatttcaaAAGGGAGGAAAATGACTAATTATTGATTGTACCAAATACTTGTAATTTATCCTGGCAGGTAAGACATTTTAATACCAATTCCAAGCATTTATTTCTATTGCTATTATAGTGATATTGTTCAGGGAAGGATTGTATTATGGTTGTATTAAGGTTCACTAAATGTGTCAAATTGGAAATGTTAGCAATTTAGCCCATGGGGTGCATAATTTTGTTTCTGTGAAACTGTTCGCAGCACTTGCGtctaatgatataaaataatatttttggactaataaaaagattttgacatttaatttgGGCATTGATATAAATTGAGTTacaaaatgaatggaaaaagtATTTCAGCTTGTCAAAGAGCATTGAGAATGGTAATGTATGTAGATAAAATTTCCTTATGCTGATAAACTAATGAAGAGACCTGCTAGTCTGTTCCTTTGCTCCGTGAATGCCTTGTTAAAACAATCTATTTTCGTGCGGATGTAGTTCTACCTTACATTGTAATGAGCATATGTAGGCTTTGATTGCTGTTGGGTGGGTTTGTGAAGCCAGTCGTAGTGCTGCTTTGTGGCTGTGATGTACTATTGATTTGAATTGTTGAATTCTGACCTTTGTTAGACTATATGCCAATGATGAGAATATGACTTCAACAGGATGTAGAAATGTTCCTGAGGAAGCCATTAGATTGGTATTACGTATGCAGTCCCCAACTAAACTCT
Above is a window of Labeo rohita strain BAU-BD-2019 chromosome 23, IGBB_LRoh.1.0, whole genome shotgun sequence DNA encoding:
- the dffa gene encoding LOW QUALITY PROTEIN: DNA fragmentation factor subunit alpha (The sequence of the model RefSeq protein was modified relative to this genomic sequence to represent the inferred CDS: deleted 1 base in 1 codon), whose translation is MAELIACKVCNSRREKYYGLAVTSLDQLKIKGIETLGFTSSPSVSVVLEDDGTIVEDEAYFLCLPANTKFMLLRANEIWMHSQADRGTAQPCRKSTYVEVDGQDVTDGFESWHSLAEQLRQDLASIILMSEADLQSLIDVRCSDLAAALNFSEQKTQVLQDTLQRMLDHKEEERQSKELLKLYLKAVEREGTCDPQEQSARLDETDGVQVEATAGFSSTTLMVLKKKKYPETRLSNEELQMVVGHGVEVMMKVLGWDGERTSALVQTCESELCKRLQRVQALQSLSAQNQSTSQTHAGRETRAKRCKKHTH